ATCAAATCTTCATGTAGCCTGTGGCATGATAAAGTGTACCAGATAATGAGCTAAAAACATATTTGGCTGTGATTATGAAGGCTAAGAGCAAGTAGTTTGTGTCTTAAAGGGATTTGACCAATTTATATAAACTTTTGTATTTATTAGCATAAAGACGTCCATAAATATTTCTCATTCTTACAAGATCTTTAGGATCTGATATCTTCTCTTTTCCCTGATGTCAGTGATTtgtgtgtcttttattttcccaattaGTTTGGTGAGAGGTTTACCAATTCAAATGGCTCTCTTAAAGATTGATATTTTAGCTTTACTgactttctttattgttttcctttatatctGTTCTTACctttacaattattttattatcattttgttttatatctgaTCTTTAGTAATTATGATTATATCTCTACTTAttgtttatcatttcttctaCCTTTGTTGAATCTAATTTGCTGGaggttttttagtttcttttaagtAGAAGTTAAGGTCATTGGTTTGAGACCTTTTACCTTTTCTAATATAAGTGTGTAATtaatataaagtatttaaatttttctaagcACTGTTTAAGCTAcatttcacaaattttgatattctatgttttcattttcattcaaatcaaaatattttttaatttccctgtgaCTTCTTTGCTGTGTTATTTAGAGGTAAGttatttagttttcaaatattcataaattttCTAGATATCACTCTGTTgtttattacttatttaattccattttgtttGGAGAACAtgcctgaattattttaaatttattgagacctgTATTATGGCCCAGAAAGTGATCTATCTTCAGAAATATTCCATTTTCACTTGAGAAGAATTAGTATTCTTGCTGTTTCATGGTGGTATGgcctataaatgtcaattatgtCAAGTTGTTTACACTATTTTTCACATCTTCTGTATccctattgattttctgtctagttgttccaTCAATTATTGAGAGAGGAGCATTGAAATATCTGATTGCAATTGtaaatttgtctattttactttccagttttttcattttgcttcatatattttaaagttatgttgttaggtgcataaacATTTAGATTGTGATGATTTTTTTGATGGACTAATCCCTTTATTAtcagaaaattccatttttatctcATATAACATTTCTTGCTCTGAAATCTAGATTTTATATGACTACAGTCATTCCAGCTTTCTACTGATTAATGCAAGCCTGAAAGCCTTtacatttaacatatttatatattctatttaaaacAGATATATTATATACAGCTTaatgtcagctttttaaaaatacaatatgacAATATATGCCTTTTAATTGGTGATAGTATGGCTTCAAATAATATCATTCTATCTCATGTATATTACAAGGCCTTTACAACAGAATTCTTCCACTTCCCCTTTCCTACCCTGTATAcctttgttttcatatattttatttctatatatgttaTTAACTTTATTGTAGTTATGTATGTAGTGAAGACATCTGAACCTCGCATTTAATTTGTGAGGATTTTTACCTACAAATTCAAGTAgtactattaagaaaatgaaaaggcaagccacaaactgggagaaaatattggcaaaacaTATACCCAGTAAGTGACTTATATCTGGAATCTATGGAGAACCCATATAACTCGATAATAGCTAAACCAAGAGCCCAATAAAAATGTGCAcaatatttgaacagacatttcagcaaagaagatatatgaatgatagataaatatatgaaaagattttcaatatCACTAGTCACTAGGGAggttcaaattaaaaccacaatgaataaatattatacacctattagaatagttaaaattaaaaagacttgcCATACCAAATATTAGATTGGATGTGGAGGAACTTGACCTTTCATAtactgctggtagaaatgtaaaatggtacaaccacttttaAGCATACACTTACCATATAATTTAGCTATTTACCCATAactatgctcagtgaaagaaaaatGCATCATTTCACATAGAAAATTCttgaaaatgcaaactaatatatagagacagaaaacaaatcagtggTTACCTGAGGACAtagtggaaagaaaggaaaggatggaTTATAAAGGGATATAAACAGGGTTTGTGTGTGATTGATATGTCTATATTCTTGATAATCGTGAAGGCCTCAttggtacatacatatataaaacctcatcaaattatacacttcaggtatgtgcagtttattgtacaTGAGGTATATCTCAACAAAAGCTAGACATGAAGTATTTTGcttaagttttaaaatagattattgaATTTGAAATCCATTTGTGTTGTGACAAatttgaacattattttttttagttaaaatagagagctttatatcttttaaatgtgtttccaATTGCTATAAATTATTCAATGcttttaataaatgattttaatcATCTCCTAGCCTGAGTAATATGACTCATCAATGGTGGTCACTTAGAATTTTAAGAGATCAGAATTAAAAGTCCTGATTAGATATTGTATGTAGTCATTTCATAAAAAGGTGATTGTAAATGAAAAGTCATAGAAAGTTTTTATTTGCAAGTGGCATACAAATGTAGTATGTAATACCTCcctacttttttattattaaattgcttatcaaaattatttaatataaacatCACTGTGGTCTGAATTCTTCTTCCAAAACTGTCTTTCCTTggctattctctctctttttaacattATAATTACTCTCTAATCACtgcttaataatttcttttttgttaaattttcccTGTTTAAATTACCATGTGCTGTGTCTCCTGATTGGGCCAAGGCTGATACATGGTACTGTAAATTGTGCttgtattttaatatacattgttTTAGGTAACTCTGTATAGCTTATAAGTAAGATAATGCTTGAACAAAATCTAGTAGTTTCCAATAACCTAGATGATTACAATATTTTTCTCACAATATTCATTTGTATGTCTCATGAGATATGATGtgaatatattacaaagcaaGAACACTGataataaatcagaaaataatatgGCATGTGGCaaagtcaacaaaataaatatagagaCAATAGAAGGCACTAAAAgatatataaaggaaatttaaCAGAAGGAACTTAGCAGTTATTCTTGTAATAGTCTATTAATCTTGCTTTCAAAATACTTATTCCAATGCTCTAATTGCATTATAAAAGAGATATTGATGAAGACCTACCTTCCGTTAAGGTAGTctaaaaatgaggggcacctgggtggctcagtcggttaaatgtctgccttcggctcaggtcatgatcccagggtcctgggattgagccccgcatcaggctccccgctccacgggaagccttcttctccctctcccactccccctgcttgtgctcctgctctcgctgtgtctctctctgtcaaataaataaataaaatctttaaaaaaaaaaggtagtctAAAAATGAGCCAAGAAATTCTAGAAACTTTTAAATTAGCACAGTAAACCCAATTTAGCATGTTTATATAACATGATTATATTATTTCTAGACAGTCTGTGTATTACtaggcatattttttaaaaaactcaataaaaatttactaaattatatttttaaaaaggctaattTCAAttggaaaactaaaaaacaaacaaacaacaacacagaaaaatGTGATGGCAATACCAACACCCACCATCTATGTTCTAGGAATAGTTGttataataatatgaaataatgttCTACCAATTGATAAACTTAATGttttataagcaaaaataaaagcttaGAGGAAGTTTGAAAACGTTTACAAGTGAGCTTATTTGTTATGTATAATTTTgtgttattatattttaacaattaCTAATTTAAGCCTAAAAGATGAATTGGATTTTAAGGCTAAAAGATAcaattttctgtttcatattttgGATTTCCTTACAATGtgtgttgtcattttatttattattttgttttaactttgtgTGCTCAATCTAAGTCTGAACCCCAAATTTTAGCACTATATGACCACCAAAACAGAGATCAGCCACTCATGTTACACCTTGTTTGGGGTACTGCTTTTGCATTCTCTGGCCATTGGAATCTTATCTCTGAAAATTCATTTGGGTATACTGAGTACAAAATCTGGTTCCAAGCAATACCTAGAGGGGCATATggtataaatattttgaagtatgATTGCATTATATTCTTGAGCCATTATAATATGAAAACCCCTGCAGGATCAAGGCCCcagccttgttttgttttcccagggCCCTGGCTTGACTTGCAAAATATGAATTCGAAAATATCATAATTACAtctcatttgaaatatttaatagctCAGATCTTTCACTTTCAGTTTCTTTGTCAATGGTCTAAATTATGAGGTTTAATTTTGCAGTTATCACTAGAAGTATTTTAACTCATCTAAAGTATGATAACATATAGAAATATGATACTTGTGATGTATcaatgttatattattattaacaatattttCATGCTGTTATTATTAGACAAAAACAATCAACCTGGTTCCAGAATGTGAACATTACCTTCAATataggtaaaaggaaaaaatatttaatatgaatgGGAAATTATAGTAatgtatattaataattaatgtCTAAGATCATTGGCATTTCCACAGTCAAGAAATGACTTTCTCCCCAGCCCAGATCTTTTTTGCCTGTTAATTCCAAAGAACTTTAGAAATACCAGACTGTCCATTTGTTCTACAAGTACTATCAGAGTAGGtcttcatttgacagatgaattATCTTGTAATTTAGAATTAAGGTtgagaaaaagtttaaaatttttcaaaatcttaaaaatgacctaaaatattttttttataattcacatttttattctataGCTGGAATTAAATAGAAACTCCAAAGCTTATAATTGTCAAGGACTGTAAGCTACTTTTCTGTAGTGGTTGTTTTATTTGATAGCTTATCGGCAAAATGAGGTAATGAAAATAAGTTACACAGTACGAGGGTATTAACTTACACAGTAAGTGAGAAGTAAGTTAATAATAGGCCTGTGAAAGTGCCTATCACATGgtagatgcccaataaatatgAATTCCTTACTCTCTGTCCGTAGTAGCACAAATAATAAATGCCAGATCATAACTCAAATCTGCATATTTTTATTCCAAAACCAACCACTATATTCCACATGGTTGACCCATCTTCTATTCACACATTTAGCTAAATCGAAATGCATGCTAGTTTCAGTCAGGGCCTATCATGCCAAAGGGTATCAGTGTATTGCCACATTTTTATGATTAAAGTTTATCTGTGCAAGAAGCTACATATGAAAAAGCTGTCATGGCTTGACCTCTGGATCATAGGAAACCAgctacattttacttatttttccatcTGTTCTTCTTATATTGGTGGTATATTGCCCTTTTATGACACATAGGCTCTTATAAACACCATGCATGCAGTGAGCAGTCAGGGTGCTTATCAAGAGTTTTCTCCTCTCTTCACTCCCATAGTATATCAAGCTTAGATTTCAGGGTCTATTTTTTCACAAACCCTCTTGATTTTACCTTAAATTCCCTTGACCATCTGTCCTTTTGGCACATGGCTCTGCAAAACCACAGTTCTATATCAACCCCATAACCCTCTTTTTCTATGCTGGAGAAAATCACAGGAAGCAGGAAGAGTAATTCCATTAAAATTCATGAACACCAATATCAAATAGATCCTTAACAATTCACCCAACTTTCCACAACGTGATTTCAAGCTCATTTCTCCTGACTCCTTTCATCCAGCTGTACTTTCagtaatctttcttttaaaaaaaaaaaaaaggtttcatttatttatttgacagagagggacacagcgagagagggaacacaagcagcaggcagagggagagggagaaacaggctccccgctgagcagagagcccaatgtggggctcgatcccaggaccccgggatcatgaccagagcagaaggcagtaATCTTTCAACAACCTAGATTGTTGTATTTGAAAACAAGGGAGTTTTTATCATCTGGCTTATATTCTCAGCCTTAAGTTTCAGTGATTCTCTAATGATCAATGATCAAATGGGCagatatatttgtaaatgagCTCATGAACTGAAATTCTCTCCACACATGTTGGCGATggcattgttatcattattacATTTGTTGATTTGCAGAACGAATGGCTGATTGGGTTTTTTACTGAGACAGAGAAGAGTAAGACTGAGTTTGGGAGAAAGGGTAGGAAATCTTAAATCCTGAATGAATTCTACAATTATATTATACTTCTACCCCTAATATTTAGTGAtctttcatctctaaaattcATTTAGCTAAATGACAAAATACCAAAGACGATTTTGACAGAGGCATTGACAATAGTTGCAACAAAATCCCTGATCCTTCCTTTTATCACTCAAATTGAAAGACTCTTTGACCACGACTTAGACTGGAAAAAGATGTATTTCATTTTCACTAAATATCAATGTGATGATTGGTCAATGTTCTAATCTGTTTTGACAGTAACTAGGCAGAGTGTTATTTTTTCCTAAGATCTGTGAAAGCATTATACTAATGATGCATTCATCCATGACACTTGAAGGTTATTTCCCTTCAAAGATACTCAAAATGTTTAACATACGTTTATCTTCTTAAGAGCATAAGTTGAGAGctaaagagaaagagcaagcactattggtaatattcaaaatataaggaTATTTAAGCACAAAGAACTTGGGTTTGATTTATCCAAAGATGCAAGAGAAGCAACTGATGGAACTCAAAAGAACCTAGCTTCCCAGGTCCCCAGCCacctctaagaaatatttttcctccCAAATCACACTTCCTTTCACTGGAACTGCCATTTATGACAATGACATCTGGTTtcacatatcttttatttttgtacatatatcttCTATTAAATGCTACTGAAGGAAAGATCCTATTCTTGAATAACAGCAAACACTTTGCTTTTGACCTATCACTCCTCTGTGGAGgaggaaaaatttctattttcagtcaaaaaaaaaagttacttactGAGCACATATTATGGAAGATCAATCTTCATGTTTGCAACACATTGTCTTTAAATACTTATCAAAATACCCATCAAGTGCTCCTCCCACCAAACATAAGTATAAACCATGGCAACCATAGAGCAGTTCTGAGAGTCAGGTAGTCTTTCCACCTGACTATTTCAGATAGCTGCAAATACCAGAAAACTGCTTAGCAGGAACTCAGACACTGTGTCATGTATTCATTTCATACAAGAAGTTGAGGGAAAGACACTACTTGGGTCGCTTCTTACTTTCTTGCTGTACCATTTTTGTAATGGCTGCTGACAGACATCGTCTCTTCCctgtacaaaggaaaaaaaaagggaaagaacgCATTGGTGGACAGTGAGCAGAACCTGGCTACTTGTAGCTGCAAGGGATACTGGGAATTTGATGTTTTACTTTTACTTGAGAGACAGGCAAAGAAGGGGAGTGGAACAGGTAGTAAGTGAGCAAACCCACCATTTCTGCTCCACagtctctctacctctgcccacTTCTATCTTGTCTAGTCAAATGGAAGAGCCAGCCACTGATTCAGAGGGGAAATCAGGAGGATGTTCTGGGAGTATAACCTAGAAAGCTTTCCAAAATTAGCTCTTCTTAATTAATGGCTATACAAATTCCCTAGTTCCCAGCATCATAAATtgatttttcttacaaaataagCATCTAAAGATGCTGAAAGAATTACTAAAAGAGCTAGACAAGTCATACTAAAAAGCAAAGTTCTTATAATGAAATATCTAAGATACACTTGATAAGGGAAATATTAATAGCTACTTGTGCTGCATTTTTCACACTCTCAGCTTGCCTGTTGTGTATGTATTTAACAATATGAAGACCTGTAAGTAGGAAGGCCACCAAGTCACCCTCACCAGGATATttttatccacatttttaaaatgacttactCCTCTATTCCACTCAGGATTACCCTGCCTTCAGGAAAAAGACTGAGGTCAGAATCATCTAGCATGCTTAGAATAATACAAGATGAAGTTTGTGGCACTTGtcatgtgactttgagcaagctATTAAACCTTTTTGAACCTTGCTTGTATCATCTATAAATGAGATCTTTATAAATATACTGGAAAGAGGCTATGATTGTCAAATAAAGCAACATTTGTCACTGTACATGTAAGGAATTATTACTAAGGTATCATTTCATTCTGAGACAACATTTCTGGAAACTTAGTTAAAAATTCCGATGCATGGCGCACGCGCAGGCCTGCATGTAAGACCTCAGGATGGCCCGCACTACGGAACCAGTGGCAAAGAAGATCTTTAAAGAAGTTTTAATAGTTGAACTCTTGGGCGTTTTTGGagcatattttttgtttaataagaTGAACACAAGCCAAGATTTCAGGCAAACAATGAGCAAGAAATTTCCCTCCATCTTGGAAGTTTATTACAAATCCATTGAACAGTCTGGACTGTACGGAGTCAGAGAACAAGAGCAGGAAAAATGGTTGAATAGCAAAAATTAGGACCAGTCATCACGTTCAGCCTCCCATCTAAGCTGTTTGAGACCTttgtgagggagaagaaagatgaGGACACCACATTGCAGACTCCTGGCCCCACAGAACGAAACAGGAACTTCTGGTCTGCCATGGCTCACAGTCATTTCCCATCCACTATGCAAATCCCctgcttttgtttgttgctttCCTTTGGCATTTATTATTAAAGACTACTGTTTAACAAATAAAAGAttaggagaggaaaggaaaaaaaaattctgatgcaTGATAAAGGAAAACCAACAGTAGtacctattattattactattattattattattaacataatttCTGTGTTTTCCTATGTGTCAGATACTTTGCTAAGAATATTAGATACTTTGttcctcttcaaaaaaaaatactttacagatgagaaacctaAGATTTGTGAGATCAAGTAATGAGCCCAAGATCAACTTACCAGTAAGTGGTGGCCCTGGATTCACACCTACATTCTTTTAATTGAGTTCAAATGATTTCCTAGTACCCAGTATATTAGGTACTCAATAAAAGAATCTGAAATTATTCCATCCTGTTGTTTATGTCTATAAATTGTGCATCTCCTTTTCGAGCTGTGCTTGGGATCAAGTAAAGGCAAATGAGCTTTTGTTACGCTTACCCATTTTTCAGGAATTACGTTACCTTCAGTCTTACCTACTCTTTCTATTGAAAGGAAAGTTTTGTTGATCTCATACCAAATTCTTTATGCAGCATGTTTGCCTCAGTCACCATGTGCAGGATAGAATTAAAAAATCTTATGGGGATTGATCATagattcatccatccatccatctacaaATCCTTGTCGAATACCCTACTAAGTTTTCAAACATCTTTCTAGGAtgaaaatttgacatttttttttaggattttggtAAAGTGAATCAGAACTTAATCAAGAACTgggtaaatgtttaaaaaataataattgacatacattttaataatgattGTATTATTTTACTAGTTATTAGGCAAATATACATTCCAGAGGCTCTTGGCATTTACTGTTGATTAACATGGTCTCACCTGGGATGGTGATGCTAGCTTTGATTTCAGTGGCTTTATATTTCTTGTATAGTTATTTAAAACTGATAATTTAGTTCATGATGCAAAATTATGCAATTGCTATGTAGATTAGCCATTAAATCTTACTTTCTATGTGGACATAATTTTACTTTAGGTCactaaataaaagtgaaattaacCTCTTTATAAActagttattattttattcaactgTAGATTTACTGATTAAATGAATCATAGGATATTTGCATTTCTTATAGAGGCAATTACAAGCAGGTCTTCATTATCGgcaaattaagagaaaattatgCTACTGGAATACTTCCACAAATTTGTGTATACCTctaacattgaaaatagaagatcTAACAGtaaaatgtttgattttatatgaaagaaaacaaatacacagtttcaaatatttattttaatttgtattcccaTGCTAATTCTCCCAAATAAATTGTGTTTACATGAGAATCTCTTTTGAGATTGTTTTGTAGAAAGTGTTTAGGGTCTAAGTacaaacaaaatatgtgttatcCATTGACATCTGGAAGTCTCCATAAACTACAGTTTGGCTGgaggcaaaaaataaatgaccCTTGATACAAGAAGGCCCAGCCTAATGTCACTGCAACACTGGATTAAAAAATAGGCTTGGCaagatatttcattttcatggtCCCAGTTTCTTCACCCATTAATTAGGAATAAGTATAATAAGTATATCTACTGTAAAGTTTCTGTTTCAGTGTTCATAGATGCTATCTAGAGAATTAATTTTATCAGTAACCTCTGAAATTAGTGATGGAATATAAGGTATGTAAAAATTCCAATGctaagaataaaatgaagtaatgaaCAGAATAATGGCTACTAAACCACTGTATATGGTACTGATGCTGctaatattattatattcatgTAGTTAGATttttaccacattttaaaaagaaaaatagaggggcgccagggtgggtcagttgttaagcatctgcctttggctcgggtcataatccctgggccctgggaccgagccctgcatcaggctccccgctccacaggaagcctgcttctccctctcccactcctcctgcttgtgttccctctctcactgtgtctctctctgtcagataaataaataaaatcttaaaaaaaaaaagaaaaacagaaatatcttCAGTCTCCAGACTaattaatatatatgtgtttttcattgctttattATTTCTGAGGTATTTGTAGCACAAAACACAGAAGTCTATTTCTGGTGAAGGCCTGGCAACAATAATGGGGCTCCTTTTAATCCATTTTCTCCCATGggcattgcattttttaaagggtGACCTTTCTGTAGAAAATGACattcaaattcaacaatatgGGTCACAGTTTAAGGTATGGATAGGAGCTGAATTCTATTAGGCAGTTTGAATACTGTAGATTAACATTTGTCCAAGAGATGTTTATTAAATTTTAGCTTGCCACTTAATCCTCCCAGAACCTGAGCTTCTCATGTAAAACATTTCTTCCCAATAGTTGTTTATAAATAATCATGGGTGGAAAAGAAGTTGAACAATTTATTTGCTCTCCCAACCCCCAAGAACATTATTTGTCTCTATGCAGTCTAGATGATTAAATAGTCTGGTTGCTCAGAGTGGATTAATTTTCATCTATATCCACCTCTACATATTTTGGAGAAGAATGATACTCAAAGAGATTGAGTACTAAAGCTATAATTCAATTCAGGCCTGCCGTAAGATCTGTACAATAATAGGTTTTCCGCATGGTTGATGAAGTAATTCAGGGAGGATTTGATCAGACCCTCCaatcattcttccttttccattacaCTTCACCTAATACTACGGAAAGTGGATTACAGTAAAACAAATATCATAAGATGATGAATCTGCTCAAATATATGCCCTCCTCCAACACTTTGTTAATCATTGCAGTGCTGCAAATATTAAAGATTCATTACTTCCTCATTGTACATTGCTCAAATGCAAATCAGATCTTAAGAAGTAgtctattatttccttaaaacaaagactgtttcattatatattgtatttcagTATTTTGTGCAACATTTTCATGAAGTCAAAAATTATAATACTTTGGTTATATTGCTGTATATTACAAATGAGAATTGGATGTATTTCagaaaacttgaaataatttaaagacaACCTATATTCAGGACTTTCCATTGGTACCATAATACTGATGGTGCAAAACAAAGCATGCAGAATTCATAGTATAAAGCCATCTCTGTAAGAAATTATTTTG
Above is a window of Zalophus californianus isolate mZalCal1 chromosome 7, mZalCal1.pri.v2, whole genome shotgun sequence DNA encoding:
- the LOC113928059 gene encoding protein CEBPZOS-like, whose amino-acid sequence is MARTTEPVAKKIFKEVLIVELLGVFGAYFLFNKMNTSQDFRQTMSKKFPSILEVYYKSIEQSGLYGVREQEQEKWLNSKN